Sequence from the Camelus dromedarius isolate mCamDro1 chromosome 12, mCamDro1.pat, whole genome shotgun sequence genome:
CTTGTGCAAGAGAGGGACCACAAATAGGCCAGGCGCTGATGGAAACAACATAAGGTGTGAGCAATGCTGTAAAGCAAAGCGCGGGATGTGGTGATAGGGAGGGACAGGCTTGAAGGAGGGGCTTAATTTAGAGCAGGTGGAGATGGGGTGGGTGGTTTGGGAGGAGGGATTGGGGGCCAGAAGCCAGATTCAGGAGAGTTCAGCCTGTTTGAGAAGCAGGGAGCTCAGTGGCTGGCGAGGGGTTTGGGGTGATGTCAGAAAAgtgagcagggccaggctgggcaaGCGTTTATAGTCACTGcaaggagtttggactttgtTCTGGGCATGGTGGGACCACTGACATTTCTGAGGTATGGGGTGGAGAAGCGGAGGGGGAGAAGAAATGAGAGCAGGACgaggagaagagagaacaaaGAGGCATGCACAGATGATGTAGCAGAGGGAAGACTGCCCGCCATTGGCCCAGGTAACACCTGTGGTCACAGTTGCAGGGCGCACGGGGGATGGATGGACAGGGAGATGAATGAACAGGGCTGACATCGCAGCAGGCCCTGGGATGACTCACGATGTCGTGGATTCTGCTGAGCTTGGGGAAGACATTTTACCTTCCCAGTTTGTACTCCTCAGAGTAGAAAGAACCCActgtccttcctctgcctcccatgAGAGGTCGCGTCGTCTAGTCTTCCTGCTATGGGGGGAAAACAGGCAGGAGGTCCTCTCGTGGACTAATCAGAGTGACTTGTGTTTGCAGTTCAATGTCAAAAAGTCCACAGAGCCCGTCCAGCCCCGAGCCCTCCTCAAGTTCCCAGACATCTATGGACCCAGGCCGGCTGTGACAGCCCCGGAAGTCATCAACTATGCCGACTACACGCTGAGGACCACCGCAGAGCCCAATGCACCTGCTAGCCCCCAGGCTCCGAATGACAGCCGCCTCAAGAGGCAGGTCACAGAGGAGCTGTTCGTCCTTCCTCAGAATGGTAGGGCTCTCCTGCCCCTCACTCTTCTATGGGCGGTACTCATCGGGGTCTGAAAGCTTCTCTGTAGACGCTGGGCGTGGCCAGCCCCAGCGTCCATGGCATTTGACACTGGGCAAGCAGTGGGCACAGAACCTTGGAATTACGGTCCTTTATTCTGGCTGCGTGTTGCCACATTGCTTCTCCCGAGGCCTCCAGCTCTCCCCTGGGAAAGAGAGAATCCCTTTCAAGTGGTGTGTGCAACTATGGAGAGGGAATAAAGAGTCATGGTTAAGCTATGGGCTTCAGAATCATGGGTTTAATTCTCTCCCCTTTTATATACCCATTGTGAGACCTTGATCATGTCGCTAGTCTTTCTGGGCTTCCATTTCCTTGTGCATAAAATGGGATCCACTATCACCTGCCCAGTAGAGCTATGGTCAAGTGTAAATAACATAATGCATATGAAGTGTTTAACTCAGGGCCTGAAACAAGGATGTCATCAGGACATCTCCttaattattattgtttctaTTCTCCTTCTCAGCATCAGCATCCAGAGTGGAATGCCTTTAGGTGTCCagtgctgtgctgggcactggggcagCTATGGAAGCAGAGACAGTTCCTAACCCAAAGGAGTGTGCAGGCTTTTCTCAGGAGACAAAAAAATACAGCCAGGACAATGGATTGTCCtgtggtttggggttttgttttgtgtggcTGGAGAGGGAGATGGTggaagcagaagcagcagaacAGGCTCTGACACTGACCCCACTTCTAAGGCATCTTCCTGGCCTGGGTCTGGTACCCACACTGGTCAACGAACAGGTGCCTCCCGCCTGGCGCAGCCCAGAACCACCGTGATTACGCTGGCATTTCTTCAAGAACAAATTCAGATAGTGCCTTTGGCAGGAACAAATCCTGGTTGACTTTTAGCCTCCAGGTTTGCCAgcccagttttttaaattgaagtatagttgatttgcaatgttgtgttaatttctggtatgtagcatagtgattcatatatatataatttttcatattcttttcattataggccattaggtattgaatatagttccttgtgctatacagtagggccttgttgtctatccattttatatatagtagttagtatctgcaactccccaactcctaatttatccctccccaccctgtttcccctctggtaaccataagtttattttctatgtctatgagtctgtctctattttgtaaataagttcatttgtgttctttttttagattccacatgtaagtgatatcatgtgatatttttctttctctttctggcttacttcatgtagtatgacgatctccaggtccatccatgttgctgcaaatggcattattttattcgtttttatggctgagtagtattccactgtgtgtgtgtgtgtgtgtgtgtgtgtgtgtgtgtatcacaacttctttatccagtcatctgttgatggacatttagattgcttccttGTCTTGCCAGTCCACATCTTAAATTAATATAGACCCATTGAGGATGCAAGAGCTTAAGCTTGGAGGGTGGGGAACAATTTGCATGAGGACCCTTGGGAGTGGTCCTCATAACTATAAGCATAATCATAACCACAATTGTAACTACAGAAGAGCTCCTCTTTCTTGAGAGCCCCAGATTTCTCAGAACTAGAATGAAGCCAGGATCGAACACCCTCCACCAAGGGGAGCAGCAGAGCACTTCAGAACCTGGAACTTTGAAGAACTCAGAACACAATagtttgtttcctcttttcaGTTCCTTATTCCTTTtgccctgacccccaccccccaagaagGCAACAATCAAGTTCTGATTCCACTGAGATCTAACAAGAGCTGACTGGCTCAGCAAATACTGACCAGAACCAAGAGAATGCAGGGGAGGAGTACACCAGATCGGTCAGACACTGTCCCCATGATGTGTTGAACTCGGTCCATTTGGACCAGCAACGATCCTCATCAATCCCTTGTAGAGCTCGAAGTCTCAGTTCTTGAAGCTGAATCCCCTACTGCGTCTCTGAGTGGTGCCGCCTTTGTTCTGGTCcaggtttgtttctgttttcaaagcCTGGGACAGTCTGAGAGCTCTGGGCACCAGGCAAGCCCCCTCTGGTGCTTGCCTGCTGTACTGGTCCATGTGGTGTCCTTGGAAGCCACCCAGGTCCTGGGTGCAAGTTTGTCTCACTTTATACATTTCGGTTCACATCCTGGTCAATCTGTTCCCTGCTTAGATGCACCAGGGAGATTTTTCACTACTTTCAGGAACCCCAAAATGAACCATTTTGGGAATTAAATACTCCTTTTATATTTCTGCCCTTTAAATTCGTTCtgaaaatcaaaaaatttttaaattccaatttgCTTCGAGTGGAGTCTGCTGCATTGCTTGATCCTTTCATTCTTGTATTATGTTTGAATAATGAGGATCTTCCAGATGTTTGGCTTCTGTCCAAGTAAGGGAACCAATGAGCAACATTTGTAGTTTCGGGGACTTCTGAATTAAAGataaagtcattcattcattcagcaagtatttattgcaCATCCACTAAGGTCGAATCCACTGTCTCTAACCTCGCCTTCTAGCATCTTCTCCTGACTCATTCTCTGACATTTATTTCTAGCCATGAACTCCTGGGGAGCAGGGATTGGACTCTGGGAAAGGTAGATCTGGAGACATTCTGAGAAATGATTTGCCTGAAACAGGGTGACCAGAACCACAAGGCTGTGACAGTTTACCCTACTGACAGCTCACCAGAGGCCAGGTCCTGGGCTAAGTACTTTTCTGACTTTATTTCACTTCATGCTTACAGTAACTCCAGGGAGAAGGAACTATTCCCATCCCCAttataaagatgaggaaactgaggttcaaagaagtCAAGTAACTTGTCCAGTGTCACATAACTATTATGTAACAGCTCATGTCTGACATCAAGGCCCATGTCTCACCCACTGGGCTGTGATGGTCCCTTGAAAGGTAATGTCCAGAACCACAGGTGTTgccttggtgcagccactatgattTTGTACCCAGATAAGAAGTTTTGGGTTAGGTATAGGTGGCAGAGATGGAAAAAATGTGATTCAAAAAACAGGACCCCAGCATGGATGGAGGTCATGGCTTTACCTTCGCAACAGGTGTGGTGGAAGATGTCTGTGTCATGGAAACCTGGAACCCAGAGAAGGTTGCCAGCTGGAACCAAGCCCCCAAACTTCACTATTGTCTTGACTACGACCGACAGAAGGCTGAACTGTTTGTGACTCGCCTGGAAGGTATGCTTTTAGCTGATGCTCATGAACTTCTGCATATCTGTCTCCTGGGTGGAGCTGTGCAGACAGGACAGGAGCATCTGTGGCTGGAGGGAGCACTGGCTGCTAGATTTGCACTCTGTAACAAACAAGACCCTGAAGCGTGTGATGCTCAGACACACAgggtttttcctctttctcatatAACAGTTCAAAGTGGAGATTCCTGGTTGGCAGACATCTTTCCTCCAAATAGTGATTCAGGGACTAGGCTCCTTCCATTTGTAGCTCCATAGTCCCCTCAGGACTCCTTGTGATCTGTATCTAGCAGGTGGAAGGATGGGGAGAACAGGGAGAGGGCACAACTGCTGCTTACAAACAGTAACCTACACTTGGCATCTGTCACTCCTGTTCCCTTCCCATTGGCTGGAACTCAGTCACATGACCACTGACTGCAAAGGAGTCTGGGAAGTATGGCTTAGCAGTTGCCTAGAAAAAAGAGGGACTGGGTCTTGGTGAACAGCTAGTCATCTCTGCCATAGGTGCTTTTGATATTGAACAGGTCTTTGTGTTGGATACAGAAAGTGTTCTGAATGGTCAGCAAAGCTTCCGTATTCCTAGAACCCGGTAGTCTTGCCTATAGAGCCAAGATGTCCCCGGTCTCCCTACCCTGACAATTCACTTTACCATCAGCAAGCAAAGCTAAGACTTTGCAAAGGAATTGGGGTCAAGAATGAGCTCCTTTATGGCTCCTAAGTGCTGGAAGCTGAAGGACAGGATAAATTGGccttttgtatttaattttttttgaggaagaatttttttctttttgctttctttaaaggtttttattttgatttttttggcattttcatatactttatgACATGTGATCTTCACAAcagtctcattttatagattaggaagCTGAAGTCTAATACCACCAGGTGACCTGTCTAAGATCACTCCAACTAATTGGTGCCAAAGTCAGGACTAAGCCCAGTTCCCTTAAAGCTTGGTGGAGGGCTCTTTCTATTAGGgcacacggcctggggtctgtaTCTTCTCTTCCTGGGTAACGACAGCTACCACTTCACAAACTGTCATTGAGGAACCAGTCATAAAAGCACCACAGGTGCAAATTTCCACACTGGGAAGCATTAAAAACACCAAAGTTCAGAATGTAAAACAACAGTCATGAGATAGCGGCCAACTGATTCAAAAGTGATTGTGTGGGAAATATTTAAAACGGAGAACAAATGAATTGTGGTATCAGTAGCAACACTAATAAAAAGCAGCAGCAGTTTGTGGGCCCTGGCGCCTTGGGGAAGCCTCAGAGTCATGGGGAGGATCTCCTATTTCTAAATGTCTTATTGGAAGGCATTCCACAAAGCCAGGGTGCTCAGCCCCGGGGTCTTCCCAACACCCAGGGTCGTGACCGTTAAGCAGAATTCTGCAGCTCTAAACAGGGCTGTGCttctcccgccccctccccgcccccgccccatccGTGAGAAGCCCCATGTCTGTGCTGCTTTCTCCTTGGCTGCAGCTGTGATCAGTGACCACGATGGGGGCTGTGACTGCTATGTCCAGGGCAGTGTGGCCAACAGGATGGGCTCCGTGGAGGCCCAGACGGCCCTGAAGAAGCGGCAGCTGCGGACCACGTGGGAGGAAGGTCTGGTGCTCCCTCTGGTGGAGGAGGAGCTCCCTGCCGCGACCCTGACCCTGACACTGCGGACCTGTGACCGCTTCTCCCGCCACAGTGTAGTCGGGGAGCTGCGCCTGGGCCTGGATGGGGTGTCCGTGCCTCTAGGGGCCGCCCAGTGGGGCGAGCTGAAGACTTCAGTTAAGGTAGGATCGCCTCTCACTGGGAAAGGTAAAACCCGTTCGTGGAGCGTGGAGTGGCAGGACCAGGCCAGCGCTCACAGACCAAGCTTCAGAGACCTTCCCAGTCAGGAGATGGGGGTCTGTGGAGGGAGGCGGAGTTTAAAAGTCAGGTGGAGTCTTGAATAGGATGGAGGACTGGAGCAGACCTATAACCCAGGATTTGGGATTCCCTGGTATCTAGTTTTGCTTCAAGCTTGCCATTCAAAGACACTTCCATCCCTGGCCTCGCTGGCGGAAAACACATTATGAGGATACTGGCTCTGGTGCTGacaatattatccccatttaaaaGCATCTGTATCCCttgtgcacctactgtgtgccaggcactgccgGGGACAGACGAGCACCAGGCAGAGCCCCTCTCCTCATAGGAAGTACAGGCCAGAGGGAGAAATCGGAACGGATGATGTGACAATGATGACAGACAGCTATGATGATGGTGAAATCTGACATATGATGAATCCTAAGATGACTAGGAGGGCCTAACCAGAGTGCTCTGATGGGGTGTTCTAGAAGGCCTGGTGTGCAGTGGTGAATGTGCTGGACTTTGAAGGAGTGACCAGGGTTGGGGGGTGTTGGTTCTAACCCGGGAGGGTTCTCCCCACCCCTTTGCTGCAATAGAAGCCATGAATGGGAAACAAGCATCTCTTGAGATGTTCAGGGAGGGGTTTCTTAGAGAGCAAACCATGGTTCCCCACAGGCCAAGGCAGCGAGGGGGTCCAGGAAAGTCAGGGCTGCAGGACACTGTATGTCTATTTAGGCCCCAGGGTCAAGGCCTTGTCTGACGACCTGCCATGATGGTGCCGAAAAGGAACCTTCTGGATGGCCAGTCTCTCAACCAGCTGGTCAGTGCCTTATCTGGAGACCGTTtagcccacaaagcctaaaatagttGCTCTCTGGccttttacaaaaaaagtttaCCTTTTATAGGATCAGGGTCCTGACCCCCATGGTAGAGTAATAAAAATCCTGAAAAGAGCACTAAGTTTTGAGCACTTGCCATCTATCAGTTGCTGCACCAAGTTCTGTCCCCAGTCAGCCAAGCAGAAATGGCATCAGCACTGCCGCATTTACAGGCAGGAGAACTGAGGCTCTGCACAGCTCAGTAACCTGCACAGGGTCGCCCAGGTGGGACAAGGCAGGCTTGGCCTTGAGGCCAGGTCGATCTAGTTGTACATCCTGCGTTGTCCTCCAGCTGCCGGGCGATGTAAGTGCCTGGCAGTGTGTATGTGGCGTAGTCGGCAGGCGCCTTTCCTGATGGACGCTGCGGGGTGGGGAAGTACACTCACTTCCCACCTGCTCCGCTTTTTCCTGTGATCTCTCCAGGCTCAGAAAATTGATAAACGTTGACAGCCACTCTCAGCTGAAAACCAGGCTGTTCCAAAGCACACTAATTAGTGGGCGATCTGGGACTTGTGTGGAATCACAGTTGGGGCCCCTGGGAAGAGAAGCCCTATACTTCGGTTTATCCAGATGGTAAACCAGCTCTCTCCAGAGATGGAGGGGCTCCCCCTAGGGCTTTGGAGAATTTGGTGCTGCTCCCAAAAGGTGGAAATCCAGCCTATCTGGGCAGAAGTCTCAGGCACGTAATCTACTTCCATGCTTTCCCCTAGAAGAACAGAAATTGTGCATTTATTCCACAGATACCTTGTCTGGTTTCCTCTGTGGGTCAGGCACtatgccaggagctggggacacagagtGATGAGGACAAAGGCCTGCCTTCATGGCTCGTCCATCCTAATAATCATCACGCTCTCTGTAGCTATCACTGTTCCACAAATGTACTTTCCCGTCCACTTGCACCTGCTTGCCCCAAATGTGAACGATCTCAGATGGAGATGGTTCTCTCAGTGTGCGTGGCAGGAGAGAGCCCCAAGGCCAGGCTAGGGAGCCCCTCGCCCCAGCTGGAGGGTGCAGGCTGATGTGAGCAAAGTAGTAGAGCCATCAGTCGCTGTAGCCTGCATGTTTTCTCCTCTCGGTCAGAATGGGTTAAAGGAGGTGTCAGCAGCGCCCCAGTTCTCACCGGAAGACACTCGTCCAAAAGTGACATGTGCGTCACCAGGGACTACAGAATGACCCACTCTGAGGGCAGCTTGAATGATTCTTTGAGCATTCGAGAGAAAGATAGGGGGTGGGGAAAACCAGGAAGAGGATGGAGAAATAGAGGATTATTTTTGTCAGCAGGTACTTTAAGCAGCAGAACTGAGGGGGCAGCTGCTGTTAAACTTCTCCAGCTGTGGTGCTGCTGGCACCCCACACAGAGGTGATGAGCCCTTCACCTGTCCTGGGGGGGGGATGAGGACTCAAGTCGGGTCCCCCTGTGGCCACAGCCCTGGCCAACAGAGGATGTCCAATAAGTGCCGTTGAATCAGGAGGTTGGtgcccatcccagctctgctgccaccTTTCTGGGCAtgtgtctgagcctcagttccttcagtGTGATGAGAGATCTGCCCGCGGAGGATGCTGGAGAACCATGGGCTTAGGGCTTGGGCTTTGCTATCAGACCAGAACCCCAAGGCTCAGTTTTGCTGCTTACTGTCTGCATGACCTCAGGCAGTGAAGTGCCCTCTCCGAGCATTAGGGTATTCTGCTTAAAATTGGAACGAGATCTGTATCCCTCTTACTCCTGTTGTCCGGAATTATTCCATCACATGACTAGCCACTTAGGGCTAGTTCAATTGCTGGGGTTGTATTGAAGACGTTTTTCCTGGATAAGAGGTGTGACCCAGGCAGAGCGCTGGCCAGCTCCTCCATCCAGCCTCACTCCAGAAATCCAGACTGGCTTCCATCCACCCAGAAGCAATGTTCCCACTTAATAATCTCAATAAGTTGTGATTGCCCTTCCTTGATAACTAACAGTAATAGTCAAAGCAAGGAGGCAGATGCTGTAGTGTGTGCTTGGCACTGCTCTAAGCCATTAAGTAaatgttcatttaattttcacaatccCATCAGGTGGAGATATTATTTCcatcttgcagatgaggaaatggaggtttGGGGAAGTGAaataacttacccaagatcacaaaggTACTAAATGATCAGATTGGCATTCAGATCCAGATAGTCAGATTCCAACGTCTGTCCCCTTAGCACTGCCCTTGGACTGTGACCACCTCCTACAGGGACTCTTGGTCATTTTTGTCCCTCAATGTATTTGTTCAAGTTGCAAGCAAGTTCTTGGAGGAATCTCAGTAGAAACACTGTAAAGCTACAGAGCGGGGACAGACATGCTGGAAGCTTCGCAGAGGCATCAGCACCTCCCGCAAAGCGCAGTTACTGCCAGCATCTCTGGTGCCTTTCCTCCCATCGTATGCCCGGCCTTTTGTTGACAAGGTTGGCCATTCTGTTGACCAAGCCAGGCCCTGCTCAGCATTAGTACATCACTTTATTGACTCTCTCAGTCCTATGGGGGCTGGAGGGACTCTTTCTTCAAACAGAGTTAGGTCTTACAACTCCCCACTGTCCCAGAAAACTGATCTAtcagtgcagtggttctcaaactgtgttCCCTAGAACCCTAGGGTTCTACACAGATGCCACAGGAGCcggagtaggggtggggtgggggtgggcagtggtTGGTAATGAAAGTAAGAGAGGGTCCTGGCCCTCTGTCCTTGCCACATCCTGAATGGCATCTCTTTGGTCTGTTTCATATGCTGGGTTTGAATATAAGCTATTTGGAAAAATTACCTCTTGTGGCAAACGAAACACACTCATATTGAAACACATGCTACATAGAATTCCTCTGTGCCGTCCTCCTTTCCGCAAAGGTGGAGAAACCAGCATTGATAGGTAAATGGTTTCGAGGAGGCCTGCTGGATACAAGCCCAGTGTGACCCCAGCCTCAGCAAcagttcatggatcagaagcatCCCTAAATGAagctccctcctcatcccctcttCTGTCTCAGGAGCCGTCTGCTGGAACTGGAGAGGTCCTTCTGTCCATCAGCTACCTCCCGGCTGCCAATCGCCTCCTAGTAGTGCTGATTAAGGCCAAGAACCTCCACTCTAACCAGTCCAAGGAGCTCCTGGGGAAGGGTGAGTGAGGTGTGGGAGGGGAGCCAGGACCCCCTTCTGCCTCTCAGAATGTGTGCAGATAGGGAGGTGGCGGCAGGGAGACAGTGAGGACAGGTAAGCAGGGAGGTAGAACACGAGTCCATTGTGGAGTCAGCCTCAGCTGTGTCTTCCACCCCAAATTCACGAACCGCTTTTGAAGGACACATTCTCTTCTTTAAATTTATATCCTGGGCCAAGCCCATCCATTAGGGCCCAGGTATAAGCAACCTGGGGCTCCCCTACCTTGCAGATCCACCATGAGAAGACTTCCCCATGAGTCATAGGAAGCCCAGGGTCAGACTGTAGCCACAGAGTGGAGTATCTGGGCTGGAGGGGAAACTTGGCCCAGCCCTCATCACCCAGACCTGGCTGGACCCACCTTATGAGCCAGTGTTGGGAAGCCCGAGGTCTCCTCCTCCAGTCTCAGCTGGCTACCACTGTGCTCCCTATGCCCACCCTAAGCTCCTCTCTCTTCTCAGCCTTTACCAACCTGCCATCCCCACACCAGCTGAGTGTGGGTGATGGCAGAAGGTGTGTGGGAGCATGGACTGAGGCGGCCTGAAGCTTAGGACATCTGCACCCCACATATCCAAATAAACATCACTTCAACATTCTGGAAGCCTCGGTTTTTCCTTCTGGATTCCCCAGCACAGGCTCCAAGTCTTAGGGACCAAACAGGCTCTCTCATCAGAGCATGAAAGCAGCATTGGTTAGTCGTATGATACCTGGACTGAGTTAAGTGCTCATAGCaggatataaataaatagatatgtgtggcagaaaacaaacaagaattgCCTCCACATTCAGAACATTTGAGCAAGAGATTTGGGGCAAATGAAATCAGAAGAGTTGGTCTGGCTAATGTTCCTGAGTCAGAGGTCAGAATTCAATGCTTTGTCCTCATCCCCATCCCTGTTCCAGACACGTCTttgcctccttctctccccccccccccccggttttTATAGCTCCTATCAGGACAATTATAGCTCAACACTTTATCTCTCAAATATCTCTGCTGAAATAACAAACTAACCACCTGGGGGTGATAATTATAGCAATAAATAGAGAGTAACAATTATTCTCACACTGGCTTGGGAAACCTTGACTAAGGAAAACACAGCCCTAGTCCTGATCCTGATGCTACAGGAAAGCATGTTTAGTGACCTGTTTACCGATTTCCTGGAGGCTGCTCTGTTGGTGTAGGGCCCGTGGGGGTCAAGGCAGGCTGCCCTCACCCTCCACATGAAGTCAGGATCCTCGAGTAAAACTTGCAAAAGAACAGATGAGAACTCAACCAACTAGCAGGAGACCTACTGTCTTAATAGTAGACAAACATGCTTGGATGGAGACCCAAAGGGGTGATGATGAGAGGATGGGTTTGTTTTTCTGATCTGAGTTTAAAATCAAGCTGCAGGACATCTgagctgtcatcctgggcttgGTATGATGTGGGACATGAAGACACTCGGAAGGGCTCACGACAAAGCTTTCCTGGCCATCCTTCAGCCTGACCCAATCAGGAGCCACTCATTGACCAGCCTTATATGTTGTGCTATGGTCTGTTTTCCATACTTGAGACAGGAGCTTTTGTCATATCCCCATGTTGAGACCAGGGCGTGCCATATGGTGGGCATCTGATAACTGTTAAATGAATACATGGCCCATGAGgtagggggaggggtgggagagagggggcCTCAATGCAGATCTTGAGCCAGAGACCCTGTCTCCCCATCCCCAAAAGGGAGCATCCTCCAGGGTCCCACCACACTCCAGAAGCTCACTCTTggcccttccctctgtctcttttcccctctgcccctcctcagaTGTCTCAGTCCGGGTGACCTTAAAGCACCAGGCTCAGAAACTGAAGAAGAAGCAGACGAAACGAGCCAAGCACAAGATCAACCCTGTGTGGAACGAGATGATCATGTTTGAGCTGCCGGATGACCTGCTGCAGGCCTCCAGCGTGGAGCTGGACGTGCTGAGCCAGGGTGCCGAGGGGCAGAGCTGCACGCTCGGGCACTGCAGCCTGGGCCTCCACGCCTCGGGCTCCGAGCGCAGTCACTGGGAGGAGATGCTTAAGAACCCGCGCCGGCAGATCGCCATGTGGCACCAGCTGCACCTGTAGCCGGCCACCGGGGCTGCCTCCCTCCTTGGGCACAGCCcgtccctccagccccagctgtccTCTGTGACCTCCTCTTGTGCCCTATCCACATTCTGACACCAGAAGACAGACATATGTGCAGAGACCTGGACCCTATTCCTCTCCCATCACACTCTCGTTTCTAAAAAATGAGCaaggctgggcagggcagggcagagacGGGACATCTGGGTCACTGAGGAATGCATTTCGTTCTGGGTTATTGAAGAGATGCTTATCAAATTATCAAACACAGCTCATGTGCAGGTACTGCAGCGGGGGTCGGGCCAGACTCAGAGAAAGCTTAACTTGGGGAATAATGGATGCAAAGGATGGGCTTTTCAAAAATAAGCATTTCATAAGtgtggaaggaaatgaaatctctTGGATCATCTCATAAGAATTAGAGACTGTCAGGGCGGGACGGAATCTTAGCCAGCATTAAATCATGCTTCTAATCCAAGCAGCAACTTGCCCAGCAGTTCTCAAACCTTAGTGTGTGAAGAATCACCAGCAGATTCCGGGACCCTGCTTTATACATTCCAAATCCGTATTCCCGGCTGAACCCCAGGagcctgcatttttaacaaggacTGAGTGGTTTTAATGCTGAGGCTGGGGCACTGCTCTTGAAGAAGTCCCTCTTACAACATCCTAGACGGGGATTCCCAGTCCTCATCGGGCCCCCAACACCTGGGGCAGCCAGTGTCAATGCTGGACACCTTAACTGTCA
This genomic interval carries:
- the SYT13 gene encoding synaptotagmin-13 translates to MVLSVPVIALGATLGTATSILALCGVTCLCRHMHPKKGVLQRDRDPDPEKARPGVLRSAQQFNVKKSTEPVQPRALLKFPDIYGPRPAVTAPEVINYADYTLRTTAEPNAPASPQAPNDSRLKRQVTEELFVLPQNGVVEDVCVMETWNPEKVASWNQAPKLHYCLDYDRQKAELFVTRLEAVISDHDGGCDCYVQGSVANRMGSVEAQTALKKRQLRTTWEEGLVLPLVEEELPAATLTLTLRTCDRFSRHSVVGELRLGLDGVSVPLGAAQWGELKTSVKEPSAGTGEVLLSISYLPAANRLLVVLIKAKNLHSNQSKELLGKDVSVRVTLKHQAQKLKKKQTKRAKHKINPVWNEMIMFELPDDLLQASSVELDVLSQGAEGQSCTLGHCSLGLHASGSERSHWEEMLKNPRRQIAMWHQLHL